The following coding sequences are from one Pseudonocardia sp. EC080619-01 window:
- a CDS encoding class I SAM-dependent methyltransferase, with translation MSRSDQAPAPSYRGASAHYLSPSRRDPVKILSEEPVTRRVIAAALAAVGAGPGDPVRVLDVGSGTADGWSLLTRAAPDAPPLVTEDRLHYVGLDVDPEMVETARAAVTAPSASFVLGDVRDAIPDGAFDLYLSCGVPYSHLTRAELVAALGSVLTAVAARGRRAAVVVDVLGRYSVEWQPRWDAERWDYAMSFFAGGGGTISEPMTFYGRPQLDACVDEAADGSGVRVVSRTAVDRSVLVGRHTATGTFHPEVPRFRTLVNDLVRDPGRVRPDDLRFVPARSGAPADVLAWLDRFAARWNAALDPFTGAAGIGDAEGARLAHTLLGLEREAGPGLGVGHSLTMTLVAEPA, from the coding sequence GTGAGCCGTTCCGATCAGGCACCGGCGCCCTCCTACCGGGGAGCGAGTGCCCACTACCTGTCGCCGTCCCGCCGTGACCCGGTCAAGATCCTCTCCGAGGAGCCCGTCACCCGCCGGGTGATCGCCGCGGCACTGGCCGCCGTCGGAGCCGGCCCCGGCGACCCGGTCCGCGTGCTCGACGTCGGTTCCGGCACCGCGGACGGATGGTCGCTCCTGACCCGCGCGGCTCCGGACGCCCCGCCCCTGGTCACCGAGGACCGGCTGCACTACGTCGGGCTGGACGTCGATCCCGAGATGGTGGAGACGGCCCGCGCGGCGGTCACCGCGCCGTCCGCGTCGTTCGTACTGGGGGACGTTCGGGACGCGATCCCGGACGGGGCGTTCGACCTGTACCTGTCCTGCGGTGTCCCCTACTCGCACCTGACCCGTGCCGAGCTCGTCGCGGCCCTCGGCTCCGTGCTCACCGCGGTCGCGGCACGCGGCAGGCGGGCCGCCGTCGTCGTCGACGTGCTCGGGCGGTACTCCGTCGAGTGGCAGCCCCGGTGGGACGCCGAGCGCTGGGACTACGCGATGAGCTTCTTCGCCGGCGGCGGCGGGACGATCTCCGAGCCGATGACGTTCTACGGCCGCCCGCAGCTCGACGCCTGTGTGGACGAGGCGGCGGACGGCAGCGGCGTCCGGGTCGTGTCACGGACCGCCGTCGACCGCTCGGTGCTGGTCGGCAGGCACACCGCCACCGGGACCTTCCATCCGGAGGTGCCGCGGTTCCGGACCCTGGTGAACGACCTCGTCCGCGATCCCGGCCGGGTGCGCCCGGACGACCTGCGCTTCGTGCCCGCCCGGTCGGGTGCCCCGGCCGACGTGCTGGCCTGGCTGGACCGGTTCGCCGCCCGCTGGAACGCGGCGCTCGATCCGTTCACCGGTGCCGCCGGGATCGGCGACGCCGAGGGCGCCCGGCTCGCGCACACGCTGCTGGGGCTGGAGCGGGAGGCGGGGCCGGGGCTGGGCGTCGGCCACTCGCTCACGATGACGCTGGTGGCCGAACCGGCCTAG
- the ppk2 gene encoding polyphosphate kinase 2 → MEETPDPRPDSPGTELPHPAAVDRDRFRVDDSDDDDPTLVGPEGRPVDTWRQGYPYDDRLTRADYERQKRLLQIELLKLQNWVKDTGSRVVVLFEGRDAAGKGGTIKRFTEHLNPRGARVVALEKPTEREAGQWYFQRYVAHLPAAGEIVLFDRSWYNRAGVERVMGFTDARSYMEFLRATPELERMLVRSGIHLVKLWFSVSREEQRTRFLIRQVDPVRQWKLSPMDLASLDKWEAYTEAKEAMFFYTDTKDAPWTVIKSNDKKRARLEAMRHVLGLFDYPGKDAGVAAPPDPLIVGPAAEMFEHGEQPSRFPPLTDTGRTGRAGPPA, encoded by the coding sequence GTGGAGGAGACCCCCGACCCCCGTCCCGACAGCCCCGGCACCGAGCTGCCGCACCCCGCCGCGGTCGACCGGGACCGCTTCCGGGTCGACGACTCGGACGACGACGACCCGACGCTCGTCGGGCCGGAGGGGAGGCCGGTCGACACCTGGCGGCAGGGCTACCCCTACGACGACCGGCTCACCCGCGCCGACTACGAGCGCCAGAAGCGGCTGCTGCAGATCGAGCTGCTGAAGCTGCAGAACTGGGTGAAGGACACCGGCAGCCGGGTCGTCGTCCTGTTCGAGGGGCGCGACGCCGCCGGCAAGGGCGGGACGATCAAGCGGTTCACCGAACACCTGAACCCGCGGGGTGCCCGCGTCGTCGCCCTCGAGAAGCCGACCGAGCGCGAGGCCGGGCAGTGGTACTTCCAGCGCTACGTCGCACACCTGCCCGCGGCCGGCGAGATCGTGCTGTTCGACCGCTCCTGGTACAACCGCGCGGGCGTCGAGCGGGTCATGGGCTTCACCGACGCCCGGTCCTACATGGAGTTCCTGCGGGCGACCCCGGAGCTGGAGCGGATGCTGGTGCGTTCCGGGATCCACCTGGTCAAGCTGTGGTTCTCGGTGTCGCGCGAGGAGCAGCGCACCCGCTTCCTGATCCGCCAGGTCGACCCCGTCCGGCAGTGGAAGCTCTCCCCCATGGACCTGGCGTCGCTGGACAAGTGGGAGGCCTACACCGAGGCCAAGGAGGCGATGTTCTTCTACACCGACACCAAGGACGCCCCCTGGACGGTGATCAAGAGCAACGACAAGAAGCGGGCCCGGCTGGAGGCGATGCGCCACGTCCTGGGCCTGTTCGACTACCCGGGCAAGGACGCCGGGGTGGCCGCGCCGCCGGACCCGCTGATCGTCGGCCCGGCGGCCGAGATGTTCGAGCACGGCGAGCAGCCGAGCCGGTTCCCGCCGCTGACCGACACCGGGCGGACGGGCCGGGCCGGACCGCCGGCGTGA
- a CDS encoding iron-siderophore ABC transporter substrate-binding protein, protein MLLDTAVALGAVPAGAAVLSEATGVPSYLGEPARGITVVGTVAAPDLERIAALQPDLVLGTESRHADLYDQLSAIAPTAFLASQADPWQDNVRFAGRALGREEQTEQLLEDYATRCAEVAGTHGTQGRTAQLIRPRDGLLTLYGPTSFAGSTLECAGFTLPPRDWEDSISVDLSPELVQEARADEVFLTAADPSSPDAVPPAVTAVRDSAFPRLHTVDQSFWITGVGPLGGQRVLDDIDRVLGG, encoded by the coding sequence GTGCTGCTCGACACCGCCGTCGCGCTCGGCGCGGTCCCGGCCGGTGCCGCGGTGCTGTCCGAGGCCACGGGCGTCCCGTCCTACCTGGGCGAACCGGCCCGGGGGATCACGGTGGTCGGGACCGTCGCCGCACCCGACCTGGAGCGGATCGCGGCGCTGCAGCCCGATCTCGTCCTCGGCACCGAGTCCCGGCACGCCGACCTGTACGACCAGCTCTCGGCGATCGCCCCCACCGCGTTCCTCGCGTCGCAGGCGGACCCGTGGCAGGACAACGTCCGCTTCGCCGGGCGCGCGCTCGGCCGGGAGGAGCAGACCGAGCAGCTCCTGGAGGACTACGCGACCCGGTGCGCGGAGGTCGCCGGCACGCACGGCACGCAGGGCCGGACCGCCCAGCTGATCCGGCCGCGGGACGGCCTGCTCACCCTGTACGGCCCCACCTCGTTCGCGGGCAGCACGCTCGAGTGCGCCGGCTTCACCCTCCCGCCGCGCGACTGGGAGGACTCGATCTCGGTGGACCTCTCCCCCGAGCTCGTCCAGGAGGCGCGCGCCGACGAGGTCTTCCTGACGGCGGCCGACCCGTCGTCGCCGGACGCGGTCCCGCCCGCGGTCACGGCCGTCCGGGACAGCGCGTTCCCGCGGCTGCACACGGTGGACCAGTCGTTCTGGATCACCGGCGTCGGTCCGCTCGGCGGGCAGCGGGTGCTCGACGACATCGACCGGGTCCTCGGCGGCTGA
- a CDS encoding phytanoyl-CoA dioxygenase family protein: MTFEDDGYVHLPGAFPRELAARCRALLADELRQRGTDLDEPATWTAPVVRVESMSAPEFTASAGTPALRAACDVLVGAGRWRPRLGMGTFPIRFPHAGDPGDDGWHVEASFAGPDGGPRLSVRSRGRALLMLFLYSDVGPDDAPTLLRAGSHLDVVPLLAPYGDDGAGWAELCAAAVPASAHRPEVAATGRAGDVYLVHPFVVHRAQRPGPGMRGPRIIAQPPLEPATEPAFDLDDGRAPVERAVRAALRG, translated from the coding sequence ATGACCTTCGAGGACGACGGCTACGTCCACCTGCCGGGCGCGTTCCCCCGGGAGCTCGCGGCCCGCTGCCGCGCGCTGCTGGCTGACGAGCTGCGGCAGCGGGGCACCGACCTCGACGAGCCCGCGACCTGGACCGCGCCCGTCGTCCGGGTCGAGTCGATGTCCGCGCCCGAGTTCACCGCGTCGGCAGGCACCCCGGCCCTGCGTGCCGCCTGCGACGTGCTGGTCGGCGCCGGGCGCTGGCGGCCCCGCCTCGGGATGGGCACCTTCCCGATCCGGTTCCCGCACGCCGGGGACCCGGGCGACGACGGCTGGCACGTCGAGGCGTCGTTCGCCGGGCCGGACGGCGGTCCGCGGCTGTCGGTCCGGTCCCGTGGCCGGGCGTTGCTGATGCTGTTCCTCTACTCCGACGTCGGCCCTGACGATGCGCCGACCCTCCTGCGCGCCGGGTCGCACCTCGACGTCGTCCCGCTGCTCGCGCCGTACGGCGACGACGGCGCCGGCTGGGCGGAGCTGTGCGCCGCCGCCGTCCCGGCCTCCGCACACCGTCCCGAGGTCGCCGCGACCGGCCGGGCCGGCGACGTCTACCTCGTGCACCCGTTCGTCGTGCACCGGGCGCAGCGCCCGGGACCGGGGATGCGCGGGCCGCGGATCATCGCGCAGCCGCCGCTGGAGCCGGCGACCGAGCCCGCGTTCGACCTCGACGACGGCCGGGCGCCGGTGGAGCGGGCCGTCAGAGCTGCACTCCGCGGGTGA
- a CDS encoding SDR family NAD(P)-dependent oxidoreductase produces MDMLLGDRVVLVTGGSRGIGRAVVELLAAEGARVAFCARDADGVRVAEDELRAGGADVAGTAVDVADGDALAGWVAASAERFGALDAVVANVSALAIGPGEENWRSSFEVDLLHTVRLVEAALPHLQRSDAASITAVSSVSGREVDFADGSYGVMKAALVHYVSGLAFDLAATGIRANAVSPGNVYFPGGVWQNVEQGNPDLFAHAMGLNPTGRMGTPEETAYAVVSLVSPLASRISGTNLVVDGALTRGVQL; encoded by the coding sequence ATGGACATGTTGCTGGGCGACCGCGTCGTGCTGGTCACCGGAGGGTCGCGCGGCATCGGCCGCGCGGTGGTCGAGCTGCTCGCGGCCGAGGGGGCCCGGGTCGCGTTCTGCGCCCGCGACGCCGACGGCGTGCGGGTCGCGGAGGACGAGCTGCGGGCCGGGGGCGCGGACGTGGCCGGGACGGCCGTCGACGTCGCCGACGGGGACGCGCTGGCGGGCTGGGTGGCCGCGAGCGCCGAGCGGTTCGGTGCGCTCGACGCCGTCGTCGCGAACGTCAGCGCGCTGGCCATCGGGCCGGGCGAGGAGAACTGGCGGTCGAGCTTCGAGGTGGACCTGCTGCACACCGTCCGCCTGGTCGAGGCCGCGCTGCCGCACCTGCAGCGCAGCGACGCCGCGTCGATCACCGCGGTGTCGTCGGTGTCGGGCCGCGAGGTCGACTTCGCGGACGGCTCGTACGGCGTCATGAAGGCGGCGCTCGTGCACTACGTGTCCGGGCTCGCGTTCGACCTCGCCGCGACGGGGATCCGCGCGAACGCCGTCTCCCCCGGCAACGTCTACTTCCCCGGCGGGGTGTGGCAGAACGTCGAGCAGGGCAACCCCGACCTCTTCGCGCACGCGATGGGCCTGAACCCGACCGGCCGGATGGGGACGCCGGAGGAGACCGCCTACGCGGTCGTCTCCCTGGTCAGCCCGCTGGCGAGCCGGATCAGCGGGACGAACCTGGTCGTCGACGGTGCCCTCACCCGCGGAGTGCAGCTCTGA
- a CDS encoding acetamidase/formamidase family protein, translating to MQVVEYRPERHEFAWTFGGAPPTHRIAPGTCLRLWTEDAFSGRITSTTDRPTDVLDMAEVNPQTGPFFVEGAEPGDTLALHIVELTPARDWGASTTIPFFGALSVTERTALLHEPLPERVWIYQLDRDAGTVRFEATSADLQLDLPCNPMLGTVGVAPPAREVRSSLVPDVFGGNMDTPEMRAGATCFLRVNVEGALFSVGDGHYRQGEGESCGTAVEGAMDVVLLVELVKGAPAPAWPRIETDTHYVVVGSSRPLEDAWRASQVGMIAWLGELYGLDRLDAYQLLTQAAESPLANVVDTNYSAVTKIAKALLPDAAAYNGVHRHLREQARSL from the coding sequence ATGCAGGTCGTCGAGTACCGCCCCGAACGGCACGAGTTCGCCTGGACGTTCGGCGGCGCCCCGCCCACCCACCGCATCGCGCCCGGCACCTGCCTGCGGCTCTGGACCGAGGACGCGTTCTCCGGGCGCATCACCTCCACCACGGACCGGCCGACCGACGTCCTCGACATGGCCGAGGTGAACCCGCAGACCGGGCCGTTCTTCGTCGAGGGCGCCGAGCCGGGCGACACCCTCGCGCTCCACATCGTCGAGCTGACCCCGGCCCGGGACTGGGGCGCGTCGACGACGATCCCGTTCTTCGGCGCGCTGTCGGTCACCGAGCGGACCGCGCTGCTGCACGAACCGTTGCCGGAGCGGGTCTGGATCTACCAGCTCGACCGGGACGCCGGCACCGTGCGGTTCGAGGCGACGAGCGCCGACCTGCAGCTCGACCTGCCGTGCAACCCGATGCTGGGCACCGTCGGCGTCGCGCCACCGGCCCGTGAGGTGCGCAGCTCGCTGGTGCCGGACGTGTTCGGCGGCAACATGGACACCCCGGAGATGCGGGCCGGTGCGACGTGCTTCCTGCGGGTCAACGTCGAGGGCGCGCTGTTCTCCGTCGGCGACGGCCACTACCGGCAGGGTGAGGGCGAGAGCTGCGGGACGGCCGTCGAGGGCGCCATGGACGTCGTCCTGCTCGTGGAGCTCGTCAAGGGTGCGCCGGCTCCGGCGTGGCCGCGGATCGAGACGGACACGCACTACGTCGTCGTCGGGTCGTCCCGGCCGCTGGAGGACGCCTGGCGGGCGTCCCAGGTCGGCATGATCGCCTGGCTCGGCGAGCTCTACGGGCTGGACCGGCTGGACGCCTACCAGCTGCTCACCCAGGCCGCGGAGTCGCCGCTGGCCAACGTCGTCGACACCAACTACAGCGCCGTCACCAAGATCGCCAAAGCGCTGCTGCCGGACGCCGCCGCCTACAACGGCGTGCACCGCCACCTGCGCGAGCAGGCCCGGTCCCTGTAG